AGCGCCTCCTGCACGATCCGGTAAGCCGTCACGTCGATGCCCTGCGGCAGCGGGCGGGGCTCGCCGGAGATCCGTACCTCGACGGGCAGACCGGCGAACGAGATCCGGTCGACGAGCGTCCCCAGCCGGTCGAGCCCGGGTTGGGGCGTCAGCTCCGCCAACTCCGGCCACTCCACGCGCTCCACACCGGCACCAACCACATCCCCATCCCCATCCACATCGCGGCCCGCGCCCTTCCGCGCGTCCGAGGCCGCCGTCGCGTCCAGGCCCTCCTGCACGTCCGCCTCGTCCTCGCCGTTCTGCGACGGCGCCAGCAGACCCAGCAGATGCCGTAGGTCGGTCATCGCGCCACGGCCCGCGTCCTCGACGGCGAGCAGAGCCGCCGCCGCCTCGTCCGGCATGGTGCCCAGTACCTCACGCGCCGCTCCCGCCTGGACCACCATGAGGCTGACGTTGTGGCTGACGATGTCGTGCAACTCCCGGGCGATACGGTCGCGTTCGGCCGCGATCGCGGCCCGCGCGGCGCTCTCCCGCTCCCGTTCGAGCATCCAGCCGCGCTCCCCCACCGCCTTCTGCCACCGGCGCCGGGTGCGCACCAGGGCCACCGCGAGACCCACCGCGACCGCCGCCACCACCCCCAGCGCCGCCGCCGGCCCGTCCGTCCCCCACTCCCACATGGAGTTCACCCTCGCAGACCGGCCCGCCGCCGCGCATCCGCCCCGGGATGGGGTCCCCTGCATCTGCGGGATGAGGCCCGGGTCATGGTGCCGTCCCGGGAGGGATGTCCCGGCGGCGCCGCTCGCCTAGCGTCCAATGCATGGTCACCGAGGAGAACACGAACAACAGCGCGGAGACCGTCGTACGACTCGACGGTGTGCGCAAGGAGTACGGGGAGACGACGGCTCTGGACGGGGTGTCGCTGGAGATACGGGCCGGTGAGGCGGTCGCGGTGATGGGCCCGTCGGGATGCGGCAAGTCGACGTTGCTGAACATGATCGCCGGTCTGGACCGCCCGACGGGCGGCACGGTGACGGTGCACGGCGAGAACGTGGGGGAACTGACGGAGAAGGGGCTCGCCCTGTATCGGCGGCGCCGCATCGGCATGATCTTCCAGTTCTTCAACCTCATCGACGACTTGTCGGCGCTCGACAACGTGGCGCTGGCCGCCCAGTTGACGGGCACCCCGGCCCGCCAGGCCCGTCGTCGCGCGCTGGAGCTGTTCGACGAGCTCGGCATCGCGGACCGGCGCAACGCCTACCCGGCGGTGCTCAGCGGCGGGGAACGGCAACGGGTCGCCGTGGCACGGGCGTTGATGAACCGCCCGGCCCTGCTGCTGGCGGACGAGCCGACCGGCGCGCTGGACAGCCGCGCGGGAGAGCAGGTGATGGACCTGCTGCTCGATCTCAACCAGATCGGCCAGACGCTGATCATGGTGACGCACGACGAGCGTCTCGCCCGGCGGTGCGCCAGCCGTCTCGTCGAGTTCGCCGACGGCCGCGTGCGCGGCGAGCACACCCTGGAGCCGTCCGCATGAGGGCCGTGTGGCGGGCCGCGCGCGCGGCGGTACGGCGGCGCAGGCTCCAGACGCTGGTGATCGGGCTGGTCACGCTGACCTCGACGACGGCGATCGTGGTGGCACTCGGGCTGGTGGACGCGGCCTCGTCGCCGTTCGACAAGGCCTTCGCCCAGCAGCGCGGACCGCATGTGGTCGCCGCCTTCGACCGCGCGAAGGTCACGGACGGCCAACTGACCAGGGCGGCCCGGCAGTCCGGAGCAGCGGCGACCGCGGGCCCCTTCCCCCAGGCCACCGTCGAACTGCCGAGAGAGGTCATGAACTACGGCCTCGGCAGCGAACTCACGGTCGTGGGCCGGTCCGACC
This genomic stretch from Streptomyces deccanensis harbors:
- a CDS encoding sensor histidine kinase is translated as MWEWGTDGPAAALGVVAAVAVGLAVALVRTRRRWQKAVGERGWMLERERESAARAAIAAERDRIARELHDIVSHNVSLMVVQAGAAREVLGTMPDEAAAALLAVEDAGRGAMTDLRHLLGLLAPSQNGEDEADVQEGLDATAASDARKGAGRDVDGDGDVVGAGVERVEWPELAELTPQPGLDRLGTLVDRISFAGLPVEVRISGEPRPLPQGIDVTAYRIVQEALTNALRHGDGGKAEVTVRYADRALRVEVLNTGPSVLTGGVPSPSHPSPSHPSPSHPARPTPRHPYGTGRGLLGLRERVAVYGGDLDARRRLGGGYRVRARIPLDRP
- a CDS encoding ABC transporter ATP-binding protein — protein: MVTEENTNNSAETVVRLDGVRKEYGETTALDGVSLEIRAGEAVAVMGPSGCGKSTLLNMIAGLDRPTGGTVTVHGENVGELTEKGLALYRRRRIGMIFQFFNLIDDLSALDNVALAAQLTGTPARQARRRALELFDELGIADRRNAYPAVLSGGERQRVAVARALMNRPALLLADEPTGALDSRAGEQVMDLLLDLNQIGQTLIMVTHDERLARRCASRLVEFADGRVRGEHTLEPSA